One part of the Phycisphaeraceae bacterium genome encodes these proteins:
- the sdhB gene encoding succinate dehydrogenase iron-sulfur subunit, with translation MAASQTGATSTAIQAGANAAISASSNRSSPKPGRKITFTIKRCDGPGKPSRWESFVIPVEEGANVISCLQYIAANPVTKDGKHTTPVVWDAGCLEEICGACTMIINGKVRQSCSCLMDEYAPNEGDVVTLEPMSKFPVVRDLWVDRQRAFHALKRVKAWVPVDGTYALGAGPKESPASQGTRYALSECMTCGCCMEACPQFNLEDDESKWDTSFVGAHAISQARLFNDHETGKVLKNDRLDALLGPGGITDCGNAQNCVKVCPKHIPLTESIGVIGRQTTFRAISKWFQGK, from the coding sequence ATGGCCGCTTCGCAGACAGGCGCAACATCCACTGCGATACAAGCTGGCGCAAACGCCGCAATCAGCGCAAGCAGTAATAGAAGCTCGCCAAAGCCGGGTCGCAAGATCACGTTCACCATCAAACGCTGCGACGGCCCTGGCAAGCCCTCGCGCTGGGAATCGTTTGTTATCCCGGTCGAGGAGGGTGCAAACGTCATCTCGTGTTTGCAGTACATCGCTGCCAACCCCGTGACAAAGGACGGCAAGCACACCACGCCCGTCGTGTGGGACGCAGGATGTCTGGAAGAGATCTGCGGCGCGTGCACGATGATCATCAACGGCAAGGTTCGCCAGTCGTGCTCGTGCCTGATGGACGAGTATGCACCCAACGAGGGCGATGTTGTCACGCTCGAACCGATGAGCAAGTTCCCGGTGGTGCGTGATCTGTGGGTCGATCGCCAGCGAGCGTTCCACGCACTCAAACGCGTCAAGGCGTGGGTGCCAGTCGATGGCACGTACGCGCTTGGCGCAGGGCCGAAGGAATCACCAGCATCGCAGGGGACGCGGTACGCGCTCTCCGAGTGCATGACGTGCGGCTGCTGCATGGAAGCATGCCCTCAGTTCAATCTTGAGGACGACGAGTCGAAGTGGGACACATCGTTCGTTGGTGCGCACGCGATCAGCCAAGCACGCCTGTTCAACGACCACGAGACCGGCAAGGTGCTCAAGAACGATCGCCTGGATGCGCTTCTCGGGCCCGGCGGCATCACAGACTGCGGGAACGCCCAGAACTGCGTCAAGGTCTGCCCCAAGCACATCCCATTGACCGAGTCCATTGGCGTGATCGGCCGCCAGACGACGTTCAGAGCCATCTCCAAGTGGTTCCAGGGCAAGTAG
- the sthA gene encoding Si-specific NAD(P)(+) transhydrogenase, which yields MQKYDLCVIGTGPAGQMAAIEAAKLGKRVCAIERMQTIGGVAINTGTIPSKALREAILRVTGKESVAPRYVDFQAARNAVLQDIQGSVHSVIRNEINIISQHFRRYGVETIFGTGEFADDNTLVVRGVNGDSQIAADRFVIAVGTVPAEPDTIEFDNSSIVTSDGILNLPTLPKSLIVVGGGVIGTEYASMFAALGVDVTLIEGQHRLLPFVDGEIVEALQYQLRRTGLTLRMGEKVVSIRKVAPTQAYHATDGSMVEAMLESGKTLRSDCLLYAIGRQGATEELKLDNVGLKTDKRGRLAVNENFQTDREHIYACGDVIGFPALASTSMEQGRFAACHMFGKCVEKADDLLPYGIYAVPEISMVGWTEEKLTEEGIPFESGKAMYSDIARGQLIGDDIGMLKILIHQESRTVLGVHVIGTGATELVHIGQVAIAFKATVDYFINTVFNYPTLAECYKVAARNALDKLRMN from the coding sequence ATGCAGAAATACGATCTATGTGTGATTGGGACTGGCCCAGCCGGGCAGATGGCTGCGATCGAAGCGGCCAAACTCGGTAAGCGTGTGTGTGCGATTGAGCGCATGCAGACGATTGGTGGGGTTGCAATCAATACCGGCACGATTCCATCGAAAGCACTGCGTGAAGCGATATTGCGTGTGACCGGGAAGGAGTCGGTCGCTCCGCGATATGTTGACTTTCAGGCGGCCCGGAACGCGGTCCTGCAGGATATCCAGGGATCTGTCCACAGCGTCATCCGCAACGAGATCAACATTATCTCGCAGCACTTCCGCCGGTATGGTGTTGAGACAATCTTCGGTACGGGTGAGTTTGCTGATGACAACACACTGGTTGTTCGTGGTGTGAATGGTGACTCGCAGATCGCAGCAGACAGATTTGTCATCGCTGTCGGCACCGTGCCAGCCGAACCGGACACCATTGAGTTTGACAACAGTTCTATTGTGACATCGGACGGGATTCTGAATCTTCCGACACTCCCAAAGTCATTGATTGTTGTTGGCGGCGGTGTGATTGGCACAGAATACGCGTCGATGTTTGCTGCACTCGGTGTCGATGTCACATTGATCGAGGGACAGCATCGACTGCTCCCATTCGTTGACGGTGAGATTGTTGAAGCTCTGCAGTATCAGTTGCGTCGCACAGGACTCACGTTGCGCATGGGTGAGAAGGTTGTATCAATCAGAAAGGTTGCGCCAACACAAGCATATCACGCTACAGACGGATCAATGGTTGAGGCGATGCTTGAGAGTGGGAAAACACTTCGATCCGATTGCCTGCTCTATGCAATAGGCCGGCAGGGCGCAACTGAGGAGCTCAAGCTTGACAATGTTGGTCTAAAAACTGACAAACGTGGGAGGCTTGCGGTCAACGAGAACTTCCAGACAGATCGTGAGCATATCTACGCGTGCGGCGACGTGATCGGGTTCCCAGCACTGGCATCGACGAGCATGGAGCAAGGAAGATTCGCAGCGTGCCACATGTTTGGCAAATGTGTTGAAAAAGCAGATGATCTGCTGCCGTATGGGATTTACGCTGTGCCAGAGATATCGATGGTTGGCTGGACCGAAGAGAAGCTCACAGAGGAAGGTATTCCGTTCGAGTCAGGCAAGGCGATGTACTCTGACATCGCGCGAGGGCAGTTGATCGGCGACGACATCGGCATGCTGAAGATTCTCATCCACCAGGAATCGCGCACTGTGCTTGGTGTGCATGTCATTGGCACCGGCGCAACAGAACTCGTCCACATCGGACAGGTTGCGATTGCGTTCAAGGCCACGGTCGACTACTTCATCAACACCGTGTTCAACTATCCCACACTCGCGGAGTGTTACAAGGTCGCAGCACGGAACGCGCTCGACAAGCTCCGCATGAACTGA
- a CDS encoding DUF1275 domain-containing protein, translated as MHHSHEHDTAPPAWVFIGGGILASVAGFVNAVVLSAGHFAVTHLTGTVSRFSGDLVSGNASHGITLLSISVGFIIGAAVSGALIGHTSLQSGRPYGIAMLLEAAMLASAALTLNTSPGIALPVAACAAGVQNAMASSYGRLILRTTHITGIATDIGLLLGHALRGRRLRAWKFVMLITLLASFFVGGIGGWRAASVFDGKALFMPAGILFLMGLSYLLWRLQHPDHDDTMVD; from the coding sequence TTGCACCACTCGCACGAGCATGACACTGCTCCGCCCGCGTGGGTGTTTATCGGGGGTGGGATACTCGCAAGCGTTGCTGGGTTTGTGAATGCGGTCGTTCTCTCAGCGGGGCACTTTGCAGTCACGCATCTGACAGGGACAGTCTCCCGCTTCTCCGGCGATCTCGTATCCGGGAACGCATCGCATGGCATAACGCTGCTATCGATCTCGGTTGGCTTTATCATCGGCGCCGCTGTATCCGGCGCATTGATCGGGCATACATCGCTGCAATCCGGGCGACCCTATGGCATCGCCATGCTGCTCGAAGCAGCTATGCTCGCAAGTGCAGCGCTCACACTGAATACATCACCTGGTATTGCGCTCCCAGTTGCAGCGTGCGCAGCCGGAGTGCAGAACGCGATGGCTTCGTCGTATGGAAGGCTCATTCTGCGCACGACACACATCACAGGCATCGCGACAGATATAGGGCTACTCCTTGGACATGCATTGCGAGGGCGAAGACTTCGTGCGTGGAAGTTTGTGATGCTCATCACACTGCTCGCATCATTCTTTGTCGGGGGAATCGGCGGCTGGCGTGCTGCCAGCGTATTTGACGGAAAGGCCCTGTTCATGCCCGCAGGGATTCTGTTCCTCATGGGGCTGAGCTACCTTCTCTGGCGACTCCAGCATCCGGACCATGACGACACCATGGTTGATTGA
- a CDS encoding TIGR01777 family protein: MNETHQAQRSVVIAGGSGFLGTNLARHLAGENCNVVLLSRNKPTQDGPWTYVHWDARTLGDWASHIDGADAVVNLAGRTVDCVKTPDHCDEILRSRVEATTVLGQAVCQAKSKPPVWVQMGTAHIYGDAPKLVCDESSAFGYGLAPTVGRAWEDAFEESCPDGVRKVVLRTSFVLGRDGGAMTRLAGLARWGLGGPIASGRQGMSWIHIDDMNRIFERAITNDTMQGAYIATAPNPASNREFMAALRKALGKRIGLPATAWMVRIGAPLLLRTDPELAIYGRYCVPKRLLDEGFEFTFSEISTALQNLYRAGS; this comes from the coding sequence ATGAACGAGACACATCAGGCCCAGCGTAGTGTTGTGATTGCTGGTGGGAGCGGGTTTCTCGGAACGAACCTTGCGCGACATCTTGCAGGCGAGAACTGCAACGTGGTGCTGCTCTCTAGAAACAAACCAACACAGGACGGTCCCTGGACATATGTGCACTGGGACGCACGAACACTCGGAGACTGGGCCTCGCACATTGATGGCGCTGATGCGGTTGTGAATCTCGCAGGACGCACGGTTGATTGTGTCAAGACGCCGGACCATTGCGACGAGATCCTCCGGTCGCGTGTCGAAGCAACAACCGTGCTCGGGCAGGCTGTGTGTCAAGCGAAATCAAAGCCTCCCGTATGGGTGCAGATGGGCACCGCGCACATCTATGGAGATGCGCCGAAGCTCGTGTGCGATGAGTCATCAGCGTTTGGATACGGGCTCGCACCAACAGTCGGGCGCGCGTGGGAGGACGCCTTCGAGGAGTCATGCCCTGATGGTGTTCGCAAGGTTGTTCTGCGAACGAGTTTCGTGCTCGGGCGTGACGGCGGCGCCATGACAAGGCTCGCTGGACTTGCACGTTGGGGACTCGGTGGTCCCATCGCCAGCGGCAGGCAGGGCATGAGCTGGATCCACATTGACGACATGAACCGCATCTTCGAACGTGCGATCACAAACGACACCATGCAGGGAGCGTACATCGCAACTGCGCCGAATCCTGCCTCAAACCGTGAGTTCATGGCTGCGTTGCGAAAAGCGCTTGGCAAGCGCATCGGACTTCCCGCGACCGCGTGGATGGTCCGTATCGGTGCGCCGTTGCTGCTCAGAACAGATCCGGAACTCGCGATCTATGGCAGATACTGCGTTCCGAAGCGACTGCTCGATGAGGGGTTCGAGTTCACATTTTCAGAAATCAGCACAGCACTACAGAATCTGTATCGTGCTGGCAGTTGA
- a CDS encoding sulfite exporter TauE/SafE family protein, with protein MDFLVISLLSAFIGAITLISGFGLGTVLMPAFAVFFPIEVAIAATGVVHLSNNLFKLALVGKHAQRDIVLRFGVPAIIAAIIGAGLMALLTDRTPVATYTIGSITAKVTWLKMLIALLLASFAALELWPRYKDLSFPPKMLPVGGALSGFFGGISGMQGALRAPFLLRAGLTKDQYVGTANVISTIVDCARLLAYVAGFTWLAKTRDYTVLTETRTLLLVASACIAGCAGSYLSSRYLKKMTLGSIRAVVSVLLFLFSITLASGII; from the coding sequence ATGGACTTTCTCGTCATTTCACTCCTTAGCGCGTTCATTGGCGCGATCACGCTCATCTCCGGATTCGGACTTGGGACGGTGCTCATGCCCGCGTTCGCAGTGTTCTTTCCGATCGAGGTCGCGATCGCAGCGACTGGGGTGGTTCACTTGTCCAACAACCTCTTCAAGCTCGCGCTGGTTGGCAAGCACGCACAGCGCGACATCGTGCTCCGCTTCGGAGTGCCAGCAATCATTGCGGCAATCATCGGCGCTGGTCTCATGGCATTGCTGACCGATCGCACACCAGTTGCAACATACACCATTGGTTCGATCACTGCGAAGGTCACGTGGCTCAAAATGCTCATCGCTCTGCTGCTTGCATCATTTGCAGCACTTGAGCTTTGGCCAAGGTACAAGGATCTTTCGTTCCCACCGAAGATGCTGCCAGTCGGTGGCGCACTCTCTGGATTCTTCGGCGGCATCTCTGGTATGCAGGGCGCATTGCGTGCACCGTTCCTTCTTCGCGCCGGACTGACGAAAGACCAGTACGTCGGCACCGCGAATGTAATCTCAACAATCGTCGATTGCGCACGGCTCCTCGCGTACGTCGCAGGCTTCACCTGGCTTGCAAAGACTCGCGACTACACAGTCCTCACGGAAACACGCACACTGCTCCTCGTTGCAAGCGCATGCATCGCCGGTTGTGCTGGCTCATATCTCAGCTCGCGATATCTGAAGAAGATGACACTTGGAAGTATTCGTGCGGTTGTTTCTGTATTGCTGTTTCTCTTCTCGATTACGCTCGCCAGCGGCATCATCTAA
- a CDS encoding GNAT family N-acetyltransferase, translating into MPDCTIHRLIAPTKSTDIHALSGLLANVVAAGDVVSFVSPLSIEQASAWWEKTLASLDPRAVVLVARDDDGTILGTVQFHPSWAPNQPHKGDIAKLMVHPNARGRGFGRKLMEAVEQHARDAGFRMLTLDTKAGCPAEQLYRSMGYTHVGTIPEFAYDTDNATMHGAAIFYKVL; encoded by the coding sequence ATGCCGGACTGTACGATTCATCGTCTTATTGCCCCTACCAAGAGCACCGATATTCATGCGCTTTCGGGATTGCTTGCCAATGTTGTAGCTGCAGGCGATGTCGTCAGCTTTGTGTCGCCGCTGAGTATCGAGCAGGCGAGTGCATGGTGGGAGAAGACACTTGCATCCTTGGACCCGCGTGCTGTTGTGCTTGTTGCGCGAGATGATGATGGAACGATTCTTGGAACGGTGCAGTTTCATCCGTCATGGGCACCGAACCAGCCGCACAAGGGAGACATCGCAAAGCTGATGGTCCATCCGAATGCGCGCGGGCGTGGGTTTGGCAGGAAACTGATGGAAGCTGTTGAGCAGCACGCACGCGATGCAGGGTTCCGCATGCTTACGCTCGACACAAAGGCAGGATGTCCTGCAGAGCAACTGTACAGGTCTATGGGGTACACCCACGTGGGTACAATTCCTGAGTTTGCGTACGACACTGATAACGCAACGATGCACGGTGCAGCAATCTTCTACAAGGTACTGTAG
- a CDS encoding sodium/proline symporter codes for MRRCVIDTDTIMKLVAVAIYAGILLAIGYFASKTMHTIRDYFASDKKLNFFNVAFSARATGESAWLLLGLTGMGYAMGAKAFWVVLGELIGVGGAWIFMARRFKNLTDQYDSITVPDYLESHLKDEGHGLRLIAAGTLLIFVPIYTAAQVFATGDAFNSFLGWNHYLGAAVGFGIVMLYITKGGFTAVVWSDVFQGSLMLVGLVVLPIVGSMHIGGVADITNSLRTIDPHLLSLHGPGDAGPGTGSWTTATVVSIIGLAAIGIGFLGSPQVFVRFISLKNTKQILPGTLTAVTWTLLADGGAVLVGMVGRAIYAPETLAAPAEFETISTVQETILPYMASELLPAFFTGVFIAMVLSAIMSTIDSLLVVASSAGVRDYWQKVKHPDMSDERLLSLSQKVTIALSLIAFALGIGLLLRDPDKPLFWVVIFGWSGIAATFCPTMILSLYWSKLTALGAKCSMIAGFLMVPIVQFAVMPLKSHENETLAKIGSYASDLDVLLPAFAVGFIVAIVVSLADKSRHGSLPHEQES; via the coding sequence ATGAGGAGGTGCGTCATCGATACAGACACCATCATGAAACTTGTTGCAGTCGCGATCTACGCTGGAATCCTGCTTGCGATCGGGTATTTCGCTTCGAAGACAATGCACACGATCCGCGATTATTTCGCATCGGACAAGAAGCTGAACTTCTTCAACGTCGCGTTTTCAGCGCGTGCCACCGGTGAATCTGCCTGGCTTCTCCTCGGGCTCACAGGCATGGGCTATGCCATGGGTGCCAAGGCCTTCTGGGTGGTGCTCGGCGAGTTGATTGGTGTCGGCGGCGCGTGGATCTTCATGGCTCGTCGCTTCAAGAATCTGACAGATCAGTATGATTCGATTACTGTTCCCGACTATCTCGAATCGCATCTCAAAGACGAAGGCCACGGACTGCGATTGATCGCAGCCGGCACTTTGCTCATCTTTGTACCGATTTATACAGCCGCACAGGTCTTTGCAACAGGTGACGCATTCAACAGCTTTCTCGGATGGAATCACTATCTCGGTGCAGCGGTCGGATTCGGTATTGTGATGCTGTATATCACCAAGGGTGGGTTTACCGCGGTTGTCTGGTCCGATGTGTTTCAAGGCTCTCTGATGCTTGTCGGGCTTGTTGTACTGCCAATCGTTGGATCGATGCACATTGGTGGAGTCGCGGATATCACGAACAGTCTGCGCACCATTGATCCACACTTGCTTTCCTTGCACGGACCTGGTGATGCCGGGCCGGGCACGGGCAGTTGGACAACAGCAACGGTCGTCTCAATCATTGGGCTTGCAGCGATCGGCATCGGGTTCCTTGGCTCGCCGCAGGTCTTTGTTCGATTCATCTCGCTGAAGAACACCAAACAGATTCTTCCGGGCACACTCACAGCAGTGACGTGGACACTGCTCGCCGATGGCGGAGCAGTGCTTGTTGGCATGGTTGGCCGTGCAATTTATGCACCAGAAACACTGGCTGCTCCAGCTGAGTTTGAGACAATAAGCACTGTGCAGGAAACCATCCTGCCATATATGGCGAGCGAACTGCTCCCCGCGTTCTTTACGGGTGTCTTCATCGCGATGGTGCTCAGTGCCATCATGTCAACGATCGACTCGCTCCTGGTTGTTGCATCGAGCGCTGGTGTGCGCGACTACTGGCAGAAAGTCAAACACCCGGATATGAGCGACGAGAGGCTGCTCTCGCTGAGTCAAAAGGTAACAATTGCGCTCTCGCTGATCGCGTTCGCTCTGGGCATCGGCTTGCTATTGAGAGATCCAGACAAACCGCTCTTCTGGGTTGTCATCTTCGGCTGGTCTGGCATCGCAGCAACGTTCTGCCCCACCATGATCCTCAGTCTGTACTGGTCGAAGCTCACAGCACTCGGGGCAAAGTGCTCGATGATCGCGGGCTTCCTCATGGTCCCCATCGTGCAGTTTGCTGTCATGCCACTCAAGAGCCATGAGAATGAAACACTTGCGAAGATCGGAAGCTATGCCAGCGATCTGGATGTGCTGCTCCCAGCGTTTGCCGTTGGATTCATTGTCGCAATTGTTGTGAGTCTTGCTGACAAATCTCGACACGGGAGCCTGCCGCACGAGCAGGAGAGCTAG
- a CDS encoding MmgE/PrpD family protein translates to MAQYKTSDFLSFPLSEWACNLKYEDLSDDAIAAAKRFWYDSVGCAIGGSQQEDAHILLAHYREMLGLSANDTGSGPCTCFVTGLKTNPVDAAFLNAHMIRAMDYNDIYWKADPCHPSDIIAAPLALCEYKKLSGKDLILATIIAYEVEQRLCEFGLPGVREYGWHHATLTAFAAPIACGRVLNLTRDQMVQAIGISAARTFSPGAVTAGKLTNMKNTVDPWAARMGAESAMLASRGYSGPEHIFDGKEGLYHVFSHVMYQNKPAAFDTSMLMDNLPKSKNDHYRILDCGMKSFPIEALSHAPLTAMLKVVQANNIKPDQVKEIKVEVIARAADILGDPAKYRPKSKETADHSLPYCLAVGLVDGMVTPQQFKEERIADKSLEGIMDKIKVVANEEFESLFPKFQPSQVTITTNDGTSFTHRVDVPKGDPRDPMTPEEIGVKFTALGKDIIGADKCAKIGDWIMDMENASSFDGLFALTTA, encoded by the coding sequence ATGGCACAATACAAGACCAGCGACTTCCTCTCGTTTCCCCTGTCCGAATGGGCTTGCAACCTCAAGTATGAGGATCTGTCGGATGATGCCATCGCTGCTGCGAAGCGGTTCTGGTACGACTCCGTCGGATGTGCTATTGGCGGCAGCCAGCAGGAGGATGCACACATCCTGCTCGCCCACTACCGCGAGATGCTTGGATTGAGTGCAAACGACACGGGCTCTGGTCCGTGCACATGCTTTGTCACAGGACTAAAGACAAACCCGGTTGATGCTGCGTTCCTCAACGCGCACATGATCCGCGCGATGGACTACAACGACATCTACTGGAAAGCGGACCCGTGCCATCCGTCGGACATCATCGCTGCACCACTCGCGTTGTGCGAGTACAAGAAACTCTCAGGCAAGGATCTCATTCTTGCGACCATCATCGCCTACGAGGTCGAGCAGCGCCTGTGCGAGTTCGGCCTGCCCGGCGTGCGCGAGTACGGCTGGCACCACGCCACATTGACCGCGTTTGCTGCACCCATCGCGTGCGGGCGCGTGCTGAATCTGACGCGCGATCAGATGGTCCAGGCGATCGGCATCTCCGCTGCACGGACCTTCAGCCCTGGCGCAGTGACCGCTGGCAAACTTACCAACATGAAGAACACCGTCGATCCGTGGGCTGCACGCATGGGCGCAGAATCCGCTATGCTCGCATCACGCGGGTATTCGGGTCCAGAGCACATCTTCGATGGCAAGGAAGGTCTCTACCACGTCTTCAGCCACGTCATGTACCAGAACAAGCCAGCAGCGTTTGACACAAGTATGCTGATGGACAACCTGCCAAAGTCGAAAAATGACCACTACCGCATTCTTGATTGCGGTATGAAATCGTTCCCGATCGAAGCGCTCTCGCACGCGCCGCTGACTGCGATGCTGAAGGTTGTTCAGGCAAACAACATCAAGCCCGATCAGGTGAAGGAGATCAAGGTCGAGGTCATCGCGCGAGCTGCCGACATTCTTGGCGATCCCGCAAAGTATCGACCAAAGTCCAAGGAAACCGCTGACCACTCGCTCCCCTACTGCCTCGCGGTTGGGCTCGTCGATGGCATGGTCACGCCGCAGCAGTTCAAGGAGGAGCGCATCGCGGACAAGTCCCTCGAAGGCATCATGGACAAGATCAAGGTCGTCGCAAACGAAGAGTTCGAGTCACTCTTCCCGAAGTTCCAGCCCAGCCAGGTGACCATCACCACCAACGACGGCACGTCGTTCACCCATCGCGTCGATGTGCCCAAGGGCGATCCGCGCGATCCGATGACACCCGAAGAGATCGGCGTGAAGTTCACCGCCCTTGGCAAGGACATCATCGGCGCAGACAAGTGCGCAAAGATCGGTGACTGGATCATGGACATGGAGAACGCGTCGTCGTTTGATGGCCTGTTCGCCCTGACAACCGCGTGA
- the sdhA gene encoding succinate dehydrogenase flavoprotein subunit: MSTNTHQQRVIVVGGGLAGLAASVRIAESGLPVDLFSMVPVKRSHSVCAQGGINACNEVARQQGYSEYQHFDETIYGGDYLADQGPVLEMTNFAPKIINLLDRMGVPFNRTAEGQRDLRLFGGSLFKRTHFSGATTGQQLLYALDEQTRRYESEGKVNKYEFWEFLAPIIEGNGDTRRCVGIVAQDMRTMQIRSFRADAVIMATGGCGLVFGKSTNSVICTGGAASRCYQAGAWYANPEMIQVHPTAIPGADKCRLMSESARGEGGRVWVPHKKGDTRPAKQIPEEERWYFLEERYPKYGNLVPRDIASREIFDVCVNDGMGVGGENQVYLDLTHRDPEYLTRKLGGIMDIYQKFVGVDPRFEPMRIFPSVHYSMGGMWTQYEPGNYIPDVPKPEHFPGNVTPIDAELGRGMKIGSPRNMQTNIPGLYAFGEVNFAYHGATRLGANALLSCIFDGLFCGLGVVNYVREGDPIERSIGDVSQSVYDNASKAEQTKMDTLVSTVGNDGGENAYVIGKELGVEMTAASTVVKTGARLEKAVDKLRELRERYSRVSLADSATWTNQSLSYTRALGDMLILAETIVKGGLLRKESRGSHYRLDFPDRDDANFMKTTVAEFQPSESDQHKIFYREVDTRLVKPRPRTYGKSAS; encoded by the coding sequence GTGAGCACCAACACACACCAACAACGTGTCATTGTCGTCGGCGGCGGGCTTGCAGGACTTGCAGCCTCAGTCCGAATCGCCGAGTCCGGGCTTCCTGTCGATCTCTTCTCGATGGTTCCCGTCAAACGCTCGCACTCCGTGTGCGCGCAGGGCGGGATCAACGCGTGCAACGAGGTCGCCCGTCAGCAGGGGTACTCAGAGTACCAGCACTTTGATGAGACGATCTATGGCGGCGACTATCTCGCCGATCAGGGCCCGGTCCTTGAGATGACCAACTTTGCCCCCAAGATCATCAATCTGCTCGATCGCATGGGTGTGCCGTTCAACAGAACAGCGGAGGGCCAGCGCGATCTTCGTCTGTTCGGCGGCAGCCTGTTCAAGCGCACGCACTTTTCCGGCGCAACCACTGGGCAGCAGCTTCTCTACGCGCTCGACGAGCAAACCCGTCGGTACGAGTCTGAGGGCAAGGTCAACAAGTACGAGTTCTGGGAGTTCCTCGCACCGATCATCGAAGGCAATGGCGATACACGCAGATGCGTCGGCATCGTTGCGCAGGATATGCGAACAATGCAGATACGTTCGTTCCGCGCGGATGCTGTCATCATGGCGACCGGCGGCTGCGGACTGGTCTTTGGCAAGAGTACCAACTCGGTCATCTGCACCGGCGGCGCAGCATCGCGCTGCTATCAGGCAGGCGCGTGGTACGCGAACCCGGAGATGATCCAGGTCCATCCGACCGCGATCCCCGGTGCTGACAAGTGCAGACTGATGAGCGAATCGGCTCGCGGCGAGGGTGGGCGTGTGTGGGTGCCCCACAAGAAGGGCGACACCCGTCCAGCAAAGCAGATCCCTGAGGAAGAACGCTGGTACTTCCTCGAAGAGCGATATCCCAAGTACGGCAATCTTGTGCCGCGCGACATCGCATCGCGCGAGATCTTCGATGTCTGCGTGAACGATGGCATGGGTGTGGGCGGCGAGAATCAGGTCTATCTCGATCTCACCCATCGCGATCCCGAGTATCTCACACGCAAGCTCGGCGGCATCATGGACATCTACCAGAAGTTTGTTGGTGTTGATCCGCGATTCGAGCCAATGCGCATCTTCCCGTCCGTGCACTACTCGATGGGCGGCATGTGGACGCAATATGAACCGGGCAACTACATACCCGATGTGCCAAAGCCTGAGCACTTCCCGGGCAACGTTACGCCGATCGATGCCGAACTCGGCCGCGGCATGAAGATCGGATCGCCGCGCAACATGCAGACGAACATCCCGGGTTTGTACGCGTTCGGCGAGGTCAACTTCGCGTACCACGGCGCAACACGACTCGGCGCAAACGCACTGCTCTCGTGCATCTTCGACGGCTTATTCTGCGGGCTTGGCGTTGTGAACTATGTCCGCGAGGGCGATCCAATCGAACGCTCGATCGGCGATGTCTCGCAGTCTGTGTACGACAACGCTTCCAAGGCGGAGCAGACAAAGATGGACACGCTCGTCTCCACCGTTGGAAACGACGGCGGCGAGAACGCGTATGTCATCGGCAAGGAACTCGGTGTCGAGATGACCGCAGCATCCACTGTTGTGAAGACCGGTGCGCGTCTTGAAAAAGCAGTGGACAAGCTCAGGGAACTCCGCGAGCGGTACTCTCGCGTGTCCTTGGCAGACAGCGCAACCTGGACAAACCAGAGCCTCTCCTACACCCGTGCGCTGGGCGACATGCTCATCCTCGCAGAGACCATCGTCAAGGGCGGCCTGCTCCGCAAGGAGTCCCGAGGCTCGCACTATCGGCTCGACTTCCCGGATCGCGACGACGCGAACTTCATGAAGACCACCGTCGCAGAGTTCCAGCCAAGTGAATCAGATCAGCACAAGATCTTCTACCGGGAGGTCGATACACGTCTGGTCAAACCAAGGCCAAGAACGTACGGCAAGAGCGCCTCATAA